The sequence CCCGCTGGACAGACTAACCCTCTGTTTTAGGACCTGAAAGGATAATAGTAAtaatcatcatttttatttatatagcacctttccaACACCCAAGGTTACTTTACACTGTCAGGTTTAAGGAACAGAACCAAAAAAATATCACCATGAAAGCACAGTAAACACACCAAGGCTGCAAGTAATATATAGAGGTTGCTTACAAAGTTAGGCTAGAGATACGGAGAGGATTTAGATAAACATGTCAACAACAAGGTACGTTGGTAAAAAGAAGTTTTTAAAGGAGAGAAGGGAGGATACAACACTTTATTTGAGAAAGGGCACAATCATCAAATTTACTGACTTAATTGTCATATACATAATTTCAATGTCACAGTGTCAACCTATATGCATTGTATGTACAAGTGAATTGATTTAATTGATTGTAAAACAAATACTGCTAGGTAGAatatttaaaatctcaaaataattacaaatatataaaatatttaatagtttaatatgtAATCTTTTTAAAGTGCCGCTATCATGCCATTTCCAaaattgcctttcatgcagtgtgtaatgtagctgtatgtgaatgtaaactatctgcaaagttgtaaagctgaaagtgcacgataaataaagttattgccttccaaaagaaagaatcgactcagtacagcctaaacgagtcgtaattcgaatcccacttctgtgATGGCTACACGTCACGGggtaatacatttgcataatgcgtGCCTATGTTATACGTTGGCCGGCCACGAACAACCTGACCCCGCCCACAAACATGTAattttactgacgactgcttctctaatctcggggagttcaacacaggattcacaaaatgcttgctgttgaaagatggatcagtatcctgtttatttggaccagctgctgcactgaatcacaacctgtaagtatgataaataatggatgtttatattttctattgagcgttcaaaatacagaactattgaaataggcaTATTGTTTCCGACAGGGttgcccaattgctactcaaaactagcccaattgctactcaaactagcccaatcgcatttTGAGCGGGGCTCCTCATTAAAAATTGCATTCCAGGGGGTAAAGTACACGTTTTTGGTGGGTCCCCCTGGTACAATTCGCACTCctggggctaaatatcacgttatcaGGGTCGCTTTAAcccacagacatgaaaaacaacccgtggAAACAATGATAAAGTAGTCCAATTCTGCAgaaaaaccgcagacttggcaacactggtttgCGACACCTCTGTACATCATAGActaatcacaacagactgggccatctgaccaatcagagcagagcaggctcacggaaaggaggggtttagagagactgaatctttgaactgcttcgaacgaatcgtttgagaatcgctggaaaattaggtgatattaaatgcatattttgagaaaactaaagtgttttttttttaccttgcatgcatgtaatcctactGTAGAAGACTctcaaaacaatattaggaactgtaaaaatggcataataggggcactttaatggtGCACTCAGTAGTTTGGTGTGGTTAACACCCCCCCGCCCCACCACCACCCAAATGATTGTGTAGACAGCTCTATAAAAATTacattcacacaaaacacaagatatgGTTAATGCTCTGATCGAAATAACTGTTATCATCTCAAATAACAGGATTTGACAGTTTAACAATACAGTGCTTTACTTTTATGGACTAACCTGCCGAAGTCTGTCCTCGTACCGTTGATCTGGTTCTAAAGGTTGCTTGTCTGGGACTGGCACTTTCCAGCGGTCCATTTCTGCCCTCAACTCTACACCATCTAACAGTACCACAGGATCTAGTGCATTGTTGTTTATTAGCTCCACCAGACACTCTTTATAATGCACCCTAAAAGTGAGCATAACATTTGAGAAAATCTCTTGAGTTTGTTGTACTTATGAAAGAACACAGTATGTGAATAAATAAGAATAAGCATTCCTTACATGCAGTAACCACTGCACTCTGGGAGAGCTGGTCGTCCACATGGCTCCTCCTTCACAGCTCCTGATTCTTGGAACTCCATTACACCACAAATCCCTACAAGGGACACATAAAGGTACTGTATTTCAACTGTACTGTGACATATCTAAACTAGAGATGCAGCGAAATTACTGAAACACCAAAACTGAACATTGGAGAAATGCTAATTAAAAGTCACCAAATCGATTTCAGCTGAACCAAAAGTTGCTGTTTTGGATGAAAATTTCCATGGGGCCAACATTTTGCTGCATCATTAATCTGAACATACAATATTCACGTCAAAACAAAAGATGTACCTTTAGAGTGTCTCCCCGCTGTATTTTTTGGGCTGAACATGAGGGGATGTGATACTCCATAGtgctgaaaacataaataaaagtagTTTAGCCAGTTTAACTGTGGCAGGGTATAATGGTGGCTTCCTGTTTATCCTAGACCACAGTAAAGACGTGTGTCACCTGCAGCAGGCTCCGTAGTCTCGGGACACTCCAGTCTCTCAGATGATATAGGCAGTTTCGAGGGTGATGAGCGTGTAACCCCTTAGCACCGCACTCGTTAGAAAAATTACAGGCCTGCAAGGACAACATATGCTCATTAACTGATACAGAGCTCTGTGGTAACTATAATGACAACTGCTGAGAGAACTAAACTTACAGAGCCTTGTTTAAATGGCTGACTGCAGCCTCCGCAGAATTCATGCTGGCACTGAGTGCATTTGAAATGCAAACAGCCTCCTCTGGCCAGGAAGAAGCGAAATTTGCATTTTGGACAGTCTGAAAGGAGCAAGGAGAACGTTACAATCTGGGAAAGTTCCGAAAAGACACTTTGAACCAAGAACCTTCAATGAGAGTTTTTGTTTGACCTATTTTGTTCCTGCTGAGAAGCTGCTCCAGCCTTGAGTTTTGGTACTCGGGGCTGTTGAGTTGCTCCCACTCTTTGAACTTCTCGCATGAGATTCCTTCATGCTGTGGTGCCCACTAAACAACAAACACCCAGACCAACAGCTTCCATCAATATGAGATTACAAGTACCAGAACAGTGCAGGGGCTCAACGGTAAGCATTGTTTAGTTCAggtgtttatttgtatattcaaaCATCGAACATATTCAAAGACCCAAATTCTACATTTTATTTCTAGAATGTCTGTTTAATATATCCCAGAAACTATAAcacttatataaaaatgttatagatTTTAgtaacatgtatttatatatgcactgccattcaaaagcaTAGTAATACTGGtaaacattattactattattatttaatttttgtaaataaaaaaaaaaaacatttttaaaataacaaggctacatttatttaatcaaaaactaataaaatagcAATATggtaaaatactattacaatcaagaaacatttcttattatcaaagttcaaaatgtctaaatgtctttactatcctTTGGATAAAATCTTATtggcctcaaacttttgaatggtagtgtaaatattggttttcattaatatttaagttaatatttatacaaaatattgagTTTAATAGCTTACATCACAGAACTTTATATGACAGATAATAACCTCACCCTTATGTTTTAAGACTAAGGCATATGATGTAAACCTACCGGCCTTTTACACTGAAAGCATGTGCTTTTCCTACAGCTGGGGCAATCCATTCTCAGCCTGTCTGCTTCATGAAGGAGCCCAAAGGAACACTAAAAAACAAGGACAACTTTACAAAGATATAAACAGACATAAATCGCTATCATGGTCAGACCTgaaattatactgtataaaatatctGTGAATAACAGAACTTACATGTGCACACCAGCGGAAGTTGGGCATTTCCTGCAGTGCCTGGTCTCTGAGCTTCCTCTGGAAGAGCTCATGGATCTGGGGGTCCAAATAATACCTGATCTACAGATACAAAATGATTTACAGTTATTCATATTCTATATTCAATTTCATATGGTCAGAAAAAACATGTGGAGCTCCACACCTGTGTGTCGAGTAAACTGAAGTACTCCATAGACTCCTCCCTGCGGCCTCTTtgtacatcaggaagattacagAGGGGACACACAACATGTACTATATTCTTCTCCTTAATGACAGAGGAGAAGTACTTCTTAAAACAGCTCTCACAGAATGTGCAAGAGCAGTGTGTCATGGTGAccatctgaaaaaagaaaagagaggcaGATACTACATTTAGGAATGAAAGATAGCCTACTGTGTATTATCCACGTGTAAAATAATATGGTATAACTAATATCAGGGCTCCACAACAAGGATGGCTAATGTCTtaagaccagagagagagagagttttatataaaatataaaataaaatgtaatggcCCAGTGAAATACAACGACAAGTCCTAAAAATCATTAgtcataataattttattatattctaataattacattttataataataaatatgattttttaaataagtcactAAAGCCGCATATAttctattaaaaatacagtaaaaatgaaaatattattttttaaatatttctacaatttaaaatatctgctttctattttaatatattttaaaatgtaatttactccggTGATGGCAAAGCcagattttcagcagccattactccagtcttcagaaatcattataatgtgccaatttggtgctcaagaaacagctttattttcaatgttgaaaacagttatgctgcttaatatttttttttggaaaatgtgataattttttgtaacattacaaatatctttactgttactgttttgatcaaatgaatgcatcccttgctgaataaaagtattaatttcatttaaaaaaaatattgaattaaaaaaatcttactgacctcaaactttagaacagtagtgtgttaattattatcatcaaataACGATAAAACcatataatgattaataatttaagGTAGATGTAGCTTGATATTGTTAGGTCAAGAACACAATTAATTTATTCTCACCCTGTTAAAAGATACTTGCTCCTGGCATATAGGGCAATCATGGCAGAGATATTTCACGGCAGAGGGGAGGTCTCGGCACGACTGCACTGCTTCCAGGACATCTGTGGAGCTGAAACTGCACCCTTTCAGACTCAAGATGCTCCTGAACATTTCAGCTTTCTCACCTTGGACACCACCTGGGATCTGACAGTAGTAGGTTTTTTGTGTAGTGCAATCCTGTACAAAATGAGTGAGTAAAAAAACGGTGAAGGGCTATCCTGATTTGGCCTCCTCTTACCTCCATGTCTTCAAACCTCTTCAGCTGAATAGCAAATTGCTGATCATTAATTGTAATCACCCTGTCAGGATGCCTCAGAACATGCTCTGCGTCtggaaaaatagaagaaaaaaaaataacaaagaacaGTAAACCCTTCATTGAACTAGTAAATTTTTCTTTAGTGGATGTTATCAGTGATTAGGCTTGCTGCGATAGAGGGTGGTGACGGTGATACAGATGTTAAGCTGCAACACCGGTTACACCTCTTGCCCACCATGGGACCGACCCACCGTCGTTTAGATTTTTTGcagaaataaaaaccatttagttcagtaaaagaacagacactacaattaaaaactaaacgCGGCTGCTCAATGCAGTGTCGcatcacagatcagatttcatttatccagagaggagagtgagtcgagctgactgaCAAGAGTGAGACAGACAAGACGATGGAGAATGATTTAGTTCTGAAACGAAAATTAAAAGcacctgtttggcaatattttggattttgaaaagcctgtcGACCTTTGCCGTTTATTAAAGGTGAAtttgaacagcatttttttaaacatttgtttcttatttaattggttcCACATTGTTTGCTGATTtctactttatttaaactttgtgtcatttatttattttatttgacaccAAGCTGTAGGCTATGCTGTGCCTCCAAGCTTTCTTACTCGTTTTGCTAATAAACGTtctatgtttcttatttatttggttatatattatcAGACCTGCCAACCTGGGAACTCTTTTTTTTGAGTATCATCAGTGAGGGGTGGAGGGTGGATTGGGGGGTAAATAGTTTActgcttactgttttttttttttactgtttacaataactgtttagtaaatttttgctatttagtttttgttttaatgccatttaaaaaaaaaaaaaaaactccagtacacttaaattaaaactccagtacacgtctgtatagggctgggcgatattaGAAAAAAtgtatatctctgtattttttggctgatttgcggTATACGGTAACCtatatatctctgtattttgtatttggattaaacaaagtGAATGTAAGAGTGTAGGCAAGTATTATGtggaaaaaaggtttaaaataacattacattgtaacattgaaatctaaaaacaaaaataatcctttttaaagcagaagttaaagttacTTAACTAgaaatttcaataataaaaagatcagactaattgagtaaaaaggctcttttgattaccccattacactttacagttagtgctatcatacaaatacacttacttgtaggtttaaaattctacatatgtcacatttattgtccaactacaaacatttcagcaaaatgtatattttagtcagagttaTTGCGCTCCTATTTCATTGAGCGCTGTGTGTTTGGCGCGCATGCGCGCGGTGGCgctcgttctaaatgaagtctgtggagtttAGCGGAGAATCACAAAGCATAAGCTCAGGGCCGGCGATTGCTATAGGCGAACTAGGCGGTTGCCTAGGGCGACAAATATGTTGGGGGCGCAGGCACCCTCTTGGGTCGCCGTTACgttcatagacagtaaaagaaatggacacagcgaccccattggaactcaattgagacaagtgaagcccgtttttagcgatttttagcacttccgtttctgacgcgcagactcaaactaagcttgatgacgtcagcaacctgtctgacagatgtaaatcttctagtagctgtgcgctgcaaactgccatcgttaatcttgcagagacggcgagcttgagcggggagttctttggcgtgagtgagcaggagtaagtattctgtttaattattttgtatagtactttaaaatgtaacgccagtacgccatatctcttgacgtctcccaggattgcctgcgagcttctcctcctgtctgtacggtaattctctctactgtgcgacagagagtcgagtggttatgacgcaatcgttagcctatttttacaaaaaactgtttctacggggccataatgtaacatagaaggtaatggagccctttatataTTTCGTGTATCTTTAGAATAATAATGGACAAAATGGAGTcttttaaacgcctcagatgtaaagttattcgctgtcaaagtgacgccaaaatgaatgggagtcaatgggatgctaacgcaagtgaagttctgctacaagatggcggcacgcggccgacttcaacttccggtcgacttccttcccccctGGTTACGTTACGTTACGTTAGGCAAGTGCGCAGTTGATGAAGAAAATGAAGTCCCCCCTGGTTAAACACAGACCACTGAGACCAGGGATACTCAGCCTGAAGCAGGGGCGTAGTTTATGGGGGGGAGGTAACCCccccaatattcaaatccatcagTTACAACCCCCCCCAATATTTCAACATGTAAAATCACAgtagatcaaatgaaaaataaatagaatttcatttattttggtaacaataaattttgttcctaatcaaatatgagtttgtcataataaatcagacaaaaaatactCCCCCTCCATTGAACCGATTGGTAACGCCCAACCAATGAGCCGCACTTTCACCAAAACAACGCGAGTGGTGCTTGAATGGGAGAGTTAGCgccaaaaatgaagagaagcgCAGCACAGCGGACTACCCAGACAGCAAACTGACTACGAAACGCATCCGCCGCGGAGGTACAGTGAACTCCGGAACGGATCCAGAAAGCGGATCCGAAACTGCGTCTACTTGCACACCGCGGCGGATACGATGATGAGGTCGGATACGGATGTGGTGTGTTTGCTTATCCGTACATAAATGGGGTACATCCGCCCGGCTTCGCTTTGGATCCGCGATAATGAGCCGCATATCCGCTCCGGGTCCGTTTTGGACCGGTCATATGAGCATCGTATCCGGCCCGGGTTCCGTTTTGGACCCGTTCATAAAATTTCCGTCTGCACAATTGCACGTCTGCAATGccacttttttcccccacactGCCTGATAACATCCTCCTTATCCAAAATTCATGGTGTGTGTACGTTGTTTGAATGTgatttgtttgtgatttgtggaggagaaatatatttaactgctggtcagagagcgatgcaaaaaaaataaataaataaagcatgtactGAAAATGAGGTATGAGAATATTGTGTAATAGCTaagtacacaccacatatattttagctagctaatccattgcaatgtatttagctataactacttatcagtataacaagttaccaaagcagctgtctgttttgctagtttatttttcaatagtgtctgtaattatcaatgacaaaagtattcacatcgAGGTGTTGTTTGTTTCCTTCCTAAATTAATCTGACATTTGaacgaattggatgaatgaacgATTTGAGTGGCGAACTCATTAAAAACAGTGAAACGCCTTACCGCCTACTGGCGGTTTTCAATACTTAATTTCTTTAGATAATCTCtatgttagaattttatgaatgatgattataCACAAATTTCATAACGTTAATGAGGTGATATATAAtctcttaacatgtttttataacagaTTCGAGGTAAATAAGCAGCAGCAGGGTAGAAAAGTCAGCAGAGgggagaggaggagcaggtgatTAGGTAAAGAAGATCgcattcaatcaataaaataaaacagaggaaacagtatagacagttgttcaagagccgatgtgttttccctttaaaaaaatttaaaatgcatttaaggtggaatgtaaaaaatcttaaaataaatgtctaaatgttgtctctttcatatttgtatatgttgaatttgtaatcagttaaagcatgtagatagatagatagatagataggaagaaataaattatccaataacaatacacaaaaaaattaaaataaaaaattgaaaaaaaataacagacagcATACAACGTTCAACCCCCCCAATACCGTTTATTCAACCACAATTTAAAAGTTCATtgactttgggggggggggggggggggaataggGGGGGCCCTGCAtaagctcatgcacttctgacagcaaaatggaaatatttccatggctttttaacatttacagatggagaatatacctgtgaaatgcaaGTTATGTATTCAGGAAAaccacatctcaaacacattaaacagcgcgtctctgtcagcctcacacgcagcctttctgtcagagcatctgacgggGCGAGTCGCTTTGaactaaaactataaactataggctactaggagagaaataaaacgcagaaattatgtaaatgcaaaacaaataacCTACAacgtcaacaacaacaaaaaacgctctgattggttgaactcttcatctttttctgtagCTTGTTTAGAATACTGCGCGTGGACAGAGGCGTCACTAGCTTTTTGCGTAGTTTAGAGTGACACATCGTACCAGAGTAATTTGAGGTCAAAATCCGTAGCCGCTACgcaaaatgcgtacaggttggcaggtctctattatacatgtttatttaGCCTATTTCCAGTTTTATATACCTATTTAAACTTATagaagttatttgttattttatattaggcatagTCTGCCgtatagcatggtgtatttttttttttttcccatatgttTTATTAGGTTTTCTCAACATTAAAACAAGACATCCAACCATCTGAACttcacatcaaaacaaaatgactCCAGGACAGCATACAAaacttagaaataataataataattaattaaaaaaaaaaaaaaaaaaaatttatatatatatatatctatatacatctatatatatatatataaatatgtaactaaaataaaaacaaataaataataaaaattacaacatatacacacccccccaaaaaaaaaaaaaaaaaaaaaaaaaaaaaaaagggttattaCAGGGAATAGTTATTTACATACAATATCAGCAGCAATTTACTATTTAACCTTGATATTTTCCTTGAGTTCTATTCTCCTGTCAGGGTTTACTTGGTTGCAGAAGTGTAGAAAGGAATTCCAAATGCTATAAAAACTCTTTTAACCTCCCTTTGATGATGTATGTCAGTTTTTCCAGAGCAAGATTAGAGGACATTTCCTTGATCCATTGATTAGAAAAGGGTCTTTGAGTCTCTTTCCATTTTAATGCAATGACACGTTTTGGCCTGCAGCAAACTAAAATCTATTAGTTTGCGCTTCTTTGTATTCACAACCAGGGTACTTGGGTACATATGAAATAAACACAGTTTTGGGTCAAGAGGAACATTTTCTTCTGTTAATTGACAGATCAAACAAAGAGTCTCCTTCCAGAATTTCTGCATCTCTTTACATTCCCACATACAATGATAAAGTGTACCTATTTCTTCTCTGCATTTTGTACAACAGTCAGGAATATTTGGATTGAATTTATTTAGCTTTACTGGGGTAATGTATGTTCTAAAAAGCCATTTATACTGCAGTAGTCTGCATCTTGTATTGATGCTATGGGTTTGGGCAAATAAACATGATTCTTCCCATTCTTCTTTCGAAATATTTTCCTGGAGATCATTTTCCCATGCAGATAGGTAAGATAGAGAATTTTCTTTTGACCCCTCAAGAAGTAAATTGTAAAAAGAAGATAAGTTACCCCTGCTGTTCAAATGctttaaagtgtaattttcaaTAGTTGACAGTGGAGGGTCTGTATACGTTTTCATTTGGGAGTACACAAAGATCCTAAACTGTAAGTATTTAAAGAAGTGATTCTGAGGAAGGCCGTAGTATTTCACCATTAACTGAAAGGACATCAAAGAACCTTCTTCATACAAGTCTTTAATTTGACTAATGCCTTTGAGCATCCAGTTTTTAAATCCAATATCGTTTCTGCCAGGTATGAATACTGAATTACCCCCAAATTGGTGAAAGACCCGACAATTTAATTCCTTCCTCTAAAAAGTTATGTGCTTCATACCATACAGATATGGTATTTCTAAGAAAAGggtttttggtatatttttttagagtttttattgGGGAAGAATAAAGATATGTCTGTAAAGAGTGTGTTGTTTCACTGTTTTCCAGATCAACCCATGCCGGAGAGGTGTCCGTATTCTTGAAATAGTACATGGCTGTACAAAGTTGGGCTGCCCAATAGTAAAGTTTAATATTTGGTACTCTAAGTCCTCCCCGGTCATATGGCAGATAGAGAAGGGATAAGCGTAATCTAGGTCGTTTATCATTCCATATGAATTTTGTAAAGGTTTTATTAAGTGTGGAAAAGAAAGAGGTTGGTAGCGGAAGTGGGATTGACTGGAAAAGATATAAAAGCTTGGGCAGAACTGACATCTTTATAATGTTTATGCGTCCAATAATGGAAATGGGTAATGCTTTCCACCTCTCAAGTGAGTCTATGATTTTCTTTACTAATGGGTCATAATTAGTCGCAATAATCGTCTTTATATTAGGAGTTATCTTAATACCTAAATATATAAATCCTTCAGGGGTATTAGTAAATTGCCTGTTATATGTAGAATTAATCCTTTCATCTTCATTTAAGATTAGCAgggcacttttatttttgttaattttataaccTGAAAAACCTTTAAATTCTGATAGTATGTTGTTAAGTGTCGGAATAGAAGTCttcaaatttgaaagaaaaactaTAATATCATCTGCAAACAAAGATAGACAGTGTTCCTTTTCTCCTACTGTTATACCTTTTACATCCGGACTATTACGAATTGTCATTGCAAGAGGTTCAACtgcaaatagaaataatattgGGGGGACAAAGGACAACCCTTGGCGTGTGCCTCTACTTAAATTAAATGGCTTTGAAATTTTGGTTATTTGTTATTACTTCTGCTTGAGGTTCTGTATAAAGTAATCTGATCCATTTAAGATAACCATCTCCCAGTCCAAATCTTTTAAGCGTTTCAAATAGATAGCCCCACTCAATTCTGTCGAAGGCCTTTTCGGCATCCAATGACAGGACTGCGTGGTCTTTGGCATTCTGTTTTTTGTATAGTATATTAAATACCCTACGGGTGTTATGAAAGGCTTGTCTTCCAATAACAAATCCATTTTGGTCATTCATGATGAGGTTGGGCACCAGTGTTTCAATTCTATTAGACAGCACTTTGCAGAGTATTTTCGTGTCGCAAGACATTAAAGATATTGGCCTATAAGATGATTTATCCTTGGGAGATTTTCCTGGTTTTAATACAAGAGTTATTATTGCAGATCTTAATGAAGGTGGTAGAACTCCTTTTTCCAACGCCTCGTTAAATACATCAAGTAAGTGGGGCATAAGTTTCACtgcaaattttttataaatttctacAGGTATACCATCAGGCCCAGGAGCCTTTCCGTTATTCATACACTGTAATGCTTCTTGCAGCTCTTCAATACTTAAATTTCCCTCCAGTTTACATCTATCCTCATTTGATAAAGTAGGGAAATTAAGTTTatccaaaaaggaattttgtCTTTCTGAGAAGTTTGCGTATTCTGATTTGTATAGATTCTCATAATATGccctttaaaacattattaatttctTGTGAATCTACAATATCCTCTCCATTTTCATCTATAATTGAATTAATTGTTCTATCTGTTTGAATCTTTTTAATTCTCCATGCGAGTAGTTTCCCGTTTTTTTCGCCCTGATCATAATAAGACTGTTTTAACCACATTAAATTTTTAACTATCTTGCTA is a genomic window of Cyprinus carpio isolate SPL01 chromosome B2, ASM1834038v1, whole genome shotgun sequence containing:
- the LOC109106128 gene encoding uncharacterized protein LOC109106128 isoform X1, yielding MSRVTADLEYQTLLECNYCYPNEVLDDIRKVSADFPHLQLYVDYYFYPNNDQKKLVYLGGTVPVTYEGATYNIPVCIWIHETHPKNPPRCFVCPSPSMIINATSSNVDASGRVLLHCLSNWKIGWSNLSIVLEEMIAAFQRDTPLFATYPVRTPPIHSQAKHLPAEHGGWPHTGSSSVQKMSTVQHGASTSSVPQHANNSLPKSTKSQMRLNQASETEMSRVRRSYTQELLDFGITFGAQALEANHQTNPFISPASAPNSNASNVDDIDDLFRSLQLQRAVNMYQLSNRERDVHHAGGAWQDWGGGVHSGLVDEHHKVVVSRLPVGISPSKMKNKLTIFFQRRQNAGGEVLDVKYPAAQPDQAWVLFRQQRDAEHVLRHPDRVITINDQQFAIQLKRFEDMEIPGGVQGEKAEMFRSILSLKGCSFSSTDVLEAVQSCRDLPSAVKYLCHDCPICQEQVSFNRMVTMTHCSCTFCESCFKKYFSSVIKEKNIVHVVCPLCNLPDVQRGRREESMEYFSLLDTQIRYYLDPQIHELFQRKLRDQALQEMPNFRWCAHCSFGLLHEADRLRMDCPSCRKSTCFQCKRPWAPQHEGISCEKFKEWEQLNSPEYQNSRLEQLLSRNKIDCPKCKFRFFLARGGCLHFKCTQCQHEFCGGCSQPFKQGSACNFSNECGAKGLHAHHPRNCLYHLRDWSVPRLRSLLQHYGVSHPLMFSPKNTAGRHSKGICGVMEFQESGAVKEEPCGRPALPECSGYCMVHYKECLVELINNNALDPVVLLDGVELRAEMDRWKVPVPDKQPLEPDQRYEDRLRQVLKQRVSLSSGAATGLMAAAPPTPSPSSPPAAGAPWFSILNRAVPEDSQHLLLLTD
- the LOC109106128 gene encoding uncharacterized protein LOC109106128 isoform X2; translation: MSRVTADLEYQTLLECNYCYPNEVLDDIRKVSADFPHLQLYVDYYFYPNNDQKKLVYLGGTVPVTYEGATYNIPVCIWIHETHPKNPPRCFVCPSPSMIINATSSNVDASGRVLLHCLSNWKIGWSNLSIVLEEMIAAFQRDTPLFATYPVRTPPIHSQAKHLPAEHGGWPHTGSSSVQKMSTVQHGASTSSVPQHANNSLPKSTKSQMRLNQASETEMSRVRRSYTQELLDFGITFGAQALEANHQTNPFISPASAPNSNASNVDDIDDLFRSLQLQRAVNMYQLSNRERDVHHAGGAWQDWGGGVHSGLVDEHHKVVVSRLPVGISPSKMKNKLTIFFQRRQNAGGEVLDVKYPAAQPDQAWVLFRQQRDAEHVLRHPDRDCTTQKTYYCQIPGGVQGEKAEMFRSILSLKGCSFSSTDVLEAVQSCRDLPSAVKYLCHDCPICQEQVSFNRMVTMTHCSCTFCESCFKKYFSSVIKEKNIVHVVCPLCNLPDVQRGRREESMEYFSLLDTQIRYYLDPQIHELFQRKLRDQALQEMPNFRWCAHCSFGLLHEADRLRMDCPSCRKSTCFQCKRPWAPQHEGISCEKFKEWEQLNSPEYQNSRLEQLLSRNKIDCPKCKFRFFLARGGCLHFKCTQCQHEFCGGCSQPFKQGSACNFSNECGAKGLHAHHPRNCLYHLRDWSVPRLRSLLQHYGVSHPLMFSPKNTAGRHSKGICGVMEFQESGAVKEEPCGRPALPECSGYCMVHYKECLVELINNNALDPVVLLDGVELRAEMDRWKVPVPDKQPLEPDQRYEDRLRQVLKQRVSLSSGAATGLMAAAPPTPSPSSPPAAGAPWFSILNRAVPEDSQHLLLLTD